The Solibacillus isronensis genome contains the following window.
GAAAATACGCCAAAGACGTGCTTGATAAGCCATTCAAACATTTACTTCAGACAGGGGAACGCCAAGGTGAGCTTGCATTGCGTATTGAAATTGCGAACTATTTACATCAATCACGCGGAATCGAATGCCAGCCAGAGCAAATCGTCATTGGCTCCGGTACTGAGCAATTACTGCCTATGATTTTAAAAATTTTAGATGCTGATTCAAAGCTAGCTTTTGAAAATCCGGGTTATTCACCTATTCCCCGTCATCAGTTAGACCAGCTCGCAATTCCTATTTCTGTTGATACAGATGGAATTGTGGTGGAGCAATTACAGAAATCCAATGCAAATGTCGTTTACATAACACCTTCTCATCAATTCCCGACTGGTGCGGTTCTTTCAGCTAATCGACGGACACAATTATTAAATTGGGCAGCTAAAACACCGGATCGTTTTATAATTGAAGATGATTATGACAGTGAATTTCGCTATATTGGAAAACCAATTCCGGCACTTAGAGGCCTTGATGTAAATGACCGGGTCATTTATTTAAGCACCTTTACTAAATCATTGATGCCATCATTGCGTGTTGCTTTTTTCGTCCTGCCGCCAACACTCGTTCAACGCTATCAGGAGCACTTTAATTATTACTCTTCTACTGTTCCTCGGTTTGAACAGCATATTTTAGCGAATTTTATGAAGGATGGACACTTTGCTAAACATTTAAATCGGATGCGTAAAATTTACCGTAAAAAACACGATAAATGTATTGAAGTGCTATCAAATCATTACTCTCAAATAACAATATCCGGAGATGCTGCCGGTACAAACATTCTTGTTGCATTCCGTCATGAGAAATCTGAACGGGAACTACAACAGCTCGCGCGCAAGCATGGGATTCATATTTTACCGTTATCTAATTATTATTTAACTGAGCAGCATTACTCAAAAAGAACATTTCTATTAGGGTTTGGT
Protein-coding sequences here:
- a CDS encoding MocR-like pyridoxine biosynthesis transcription factor PdxR, encoding MTMLFFQLHKDHTIPLYEQLYIGIKNAITNNQLAVGVRLPSKRELAEFFNISQTTVELAYSQLLAEGYIMSKPRVGYFVEEIDSLPYRQSDISNNEIKKTAETTEYKIDFSSAKIDEEAFPFTIWRKYAKDVLDKPFKHLLQTGERQGELALRIEIANYLHQSRGIECQPEQIVIGSGTEQLLPMILKILDADSKLAFENPGYSPIPRHQLDQLAIPISVDTDGIVVEQLQKSNANVVYITPSHQFPTGAVLSANRRTQLLNWAAKTPDRFIIEDDYDSEFRYIGKPIPALRGLDVNDRVIYLSTFTKSLMPSLRVAFFVLPPTLVQRYQEHFNYYSSTVPRFEQHILANFMKDGHFAKHLNRMRKIYRKKHDKCIEVLSNHYSQITISGDAAGTNILVAFRHEKSERELQQLARKHGIHILPLSNYYLTEQHYSKRTFLLGFGNLQLQDIEPNIHQLMAIWGISKS